Proteins encoded by one window of Clostridium perfringens:
- the ahpC gene encoding alkyl hydroperoxide reductase subunit C — translation MSLINKKVSDFKVQSYQNGEFKEVTSEDLKGHWSVFVFYPADFTFVCPTELGELADNYESFKEIGCEVYSISTDTHFVHKAWADASDTIGKIKYPMLADPTGKLARDFEVMIEEEGLALRGSFVINPEGEIKAYEIHDNGIGRNAEELLRKVQAAQFVAEHGDQVCPAKWKPGEETLAPSLDLIGKL, via the coding sequence ATGTCATTAATAAACAAAAAAGTTTCAGATTTTAAAGTGCAATCATATCAAAATGGAGAATTTAAAGAAGTTACATCAGAGGATTTAAAAGGACACTGGTCAGTATTCGTATTCTATCCAGCAGACTTTACTTTTGTTTGTCCAACTGAGTTAGGAGAGTTAGCAGACAATTATGAAAGCTTTAAAGAAATAGGATGTGAAGTTTACTCAATATCAACAGATACTCACTTTGTTCATAAAGCATGGGCAGATGCTTCAGATACTATAGGAAAGATTAAATATCCAATGTTAGCAGATCCAACAGGAAAATTAGCAAGAGATTTTGAAGTTATGATAGAAGAAGAAGGATTAGCTTTAAGAGGATCTTTCGTAATTAACCCAGAAGGAGAGATAAAAGCATATGAAATCCATGATAACGGAATTGGAAGAAATGCTGAAGAATTATTAAGAAAGGTTCAAGCAGCTCAGTTTGTTGCAGAACATGGAGATCAAGTTTGTCCAGCTAAATGGAAACCAGGTGAAGAAACATTAGCACCAAGTTTAGATTTAATAGGAAAACTTTAA
- a CDS encoding FAD-dependent oxidoreductase produces MSKIYDLVIIGGGPAGLSAGIYAGRAKMNTLIIEKGELGGQVNKTFDISNYPGSRNTNGPKLMSEMRAQAEDFKVKFMNGEVLEVSLEGDIKEIKTDKGLVQGRSVIIATGAAPRQLGFKGEEEFTGRGVAYCATCDGQFFEGLEVFVIGAGFAAAEEAIFLTRFASKVTVIAREPEFTCAKSIADKVLSNPKIEVKFNTEIIEAKGKDMVNYAKFKNNVTGEIFEYRAKKEDGAFGIFVFVGYAPKSELFKDILELDKQGYIITNEDMETNINGVYVAGDLRPKSLRQIVTAVSDGAIAATTAERYVKELKEKLGIEDEYLEEEENIQEEKNSDENNDLGNISRKSSLLNDGLRAQLKGILSKIENEVTLVSIVDRNNTKSIELRDLVLDISDLGEKINAKIFNRGENKDVEEKINADKYPIVALLDENENYSGIKFHGVPGGHELNSFILAIYNLGGPGQGIDKEVLDEIKKLDKKTNIKVCVSLSCHLCPDVVASAQRIAKENKNIEAEMIDLANFKDIKDEFKIMSVPALIVNNKDVYFGSKKIEEILEIIK; encoded by the coding sequence ATGAGTAAAATATATGATTTGGTTATTATTGGGGGAGGGCCTGCAGGACTTTCAGCAGGTATATATGCCGGAAGAGCTAAGATGAATACCTTGATAATAGAAAAGGGAGAATTAGGAGGACAAGTCAATAAAACCTTCGACATATCTAATTATCCTGGATCTAGAAATACAAATGGTCCTAAACTTATGAGTGAAATGAGAGCTCAGGCAGAGGATTTTAAAGTTAAGTTTATGAATGGAGAAGTCCTTGAAGTAAGTTTAGAGGGAGATATTAAGGAAATAAAAACTGACAAAGGTTTAGTTCAGGGAAGATCTGTAATAATTGCTACTGGGGCAGCACCTAGACAACTTGGATTTAAAGGGGAAGAAGAATTTACAGGAAGAGGAGTTGCATATTGTGCAACTTGTGATGGTCAGTTTTTTGAAGGATTAGAGGTATTTGTAATAGGAGCTGGTTTTGCAGCGGCTGAGGAAGCAATATTCTTAACTAGATTTGCATCAAAGGTAACTGTAATAGCTAGAGAACCAGAATTTACTTGTGCAAAATCTATAGCAGATAAGGTTCTTTCTAACCCTAAAATTGAGGTGAAATTTAATACTGAAATAATTGAAGCTAAGGGCAAAGACATGGTAAACTATGCTAAGTTCAAGAATAATGTAACAGGAGAAATTTTTGAATACAGAGCAAAAAAAGAGGATGGAGCCTTTGGAATATTTGTATTCGTTGGTTATGCCCCTAAAAGTGAATTGTTTAAAGATATTTTAGAGTTAGACAAGCAAGGATATATTATAACTAATGAAGATATGGAAACTAATATTAATGGGGTTTATGTTGCTGGAGATTTACGTCCAAAATCTTTAAGACAAATAGTTACAGCTGTATCAGATGGAGCTATTGCTGCCACTACAGCAGAGAGATACGTTAAAGAGCTAAAAGAAAAGCTTGGTATAGAAGATGAATATTTAGAAGAAGAGGAAAATATCCAAGAAGAAAAAAATAGTGATGAAAATAATGATTTGGGAAATATATCAAGAAAAAGTTCCCTATTAAATGATGGATTAAGAGCTCAGCTAAAAGGAATTTTAAGCAAAATAGAAAATGAAGTAACTTTAGTCTCTATAGTTGATAGAAATAATACAAAATCTATAGAACTTAGAGACTTAGTACTAGATATATCAGATTTAGGAGAAAAAATTAATGCTAAGATATTTAATAGAGGTGAAAATAAAGATGTTGAAGAGAAGATAAATGCTGACAAATATCCAATAGTTGCACTTTTAGACGAAAATGAAAATTATAGTGGAATTAAGTTTCATGGTGTTCCAGGAGGACATGAGTTAAATTCATTTATTTTAGCTATATATAACTTAGGTGGTCCAGGTCAAGGTATTGATAAAGAAGTGCTTGATGAAATAAAGAAATTAGATAAAAAGACTAATATTAAGGTTTGTGTATCACTATCATGTCATTTATGCCCTGATGTTGTAGCTAGTGCACAAAGAATAGCAAAAGAAAATAAAAATATAGAAGCTGAAATGATTGATTTAGCTAATTTTAAAGATATAAAAGATGAATTTAAAATAATGAGCGTACCAGCTCTAATAGTAAACAATAAAGATGTTTACTTTGGAAGCAAAAAAATAGAAGAAATTTTAGAGATAATAAAATAA
- the cplR gene encoding ABC-F type ribosomal protection protein CplR (Contributes to intrinsic pleuromutilin, lincosamide and streptogramin A resistance.) has translation MSLARLNKVKKYYGDKLILDIDKLEILDEDRIGLVGVNGAGKTTLIKSLLGQIPIDEGNVSLTKSFAYISQSENSNEETLNNNFKNVFNAPFEYHEFLSGGEKVKFKIAKALGENKHLIIADEPTANLDENSIETLENMLKNYNGALLLVSHDRRFLDSLCNTIIEIEDGKIKTYKGNFSKYLELKTLERQRAEIEYNSYINEKKHLENAILNKRNLKDSLRKTPKRMGNSEARLHKMEPQRAKKNLDNNIKALRSRIDHLDIKEKPKTIKEIKIRVQDNLKISSKNLIEAKDFTLFAGNKLLLKDIKFKIKNGKKVALIGDNGCGKSTLLKNIISKEDNIKVLDNVVIGYFDQSQKILKDDESILKNILKDCSYDENFVRINLDGFGFKGDDVFKKVSSLSGGEKVKIALCKILLSDNNLIILDEPTNYLDIKSMESLETALINCNKTLIVVSHDRNFISNVCDYILEIDNNLIHEFSGTYDEYIKFKKKPKLDHKERANKDSLLILENRLSNVIALLSIEPDNNKKSLLENEYYNLLKELKNLRKRLS, from the coding sequence ATGTCTTTAGCAAGATTAAATAAAGTAAAAAAATATTATGGAGATAAATTAATTCTAGATATAGATAAACTAGAAATTTTAGATGAAGATAGAATCGGATTAGTTGGAGTTAATGGTGCTGGTAAAACTACACTTATTAAATCTTTATTAGGTCAAATTCCTATTGATGAAGGAAATGTATCTCTAACTAAAAGCTTTGCTTATATAAGTCAAAGTGAAAATTCTAATGAAGAAACTTTAAATAATAATTTTAAGAATGTATTCAATGCTCCTTTTGAATACCATGAGTTTTTATCAGGTGGAGAAAAGGTTAAATTTAAAATAGCTAAAGCTCTAGGTGAAAATAAACATTTAATTATTGCTGATGAGCCTACTGCTAATTTAGATGAAAACAGCATTGAAACTCTTGAAAACATGCTAAAAAACTATAATGGTGCATTACTTCTAGTATCACATGATAGAAGATTTCTAGATTCATTATGTAACACTATTATTGAAATTGAAGATGGAAAAATAAAAACTTATAAAGGAAATTTCTCTAAATATCTAGAGCTAAAAACTTTAGAGAGGCAAAGAGCTGAAATTGAGTATAATTCTTATATAAATGAAAAAAAGCATCTTGAAAATGCTATCCTTAATAAGCGAAACTTAAAAGATAGTCTTCGAAAAACACCTAAAAGAATGGGTAATTCTGAAGCTAGATTACACAAAATGGAGCCTCAAAGAGCAAAGAAAAATCTAGATAATAATATAAAGGCCTTAAGAAGTAGAATTGATCATCTTGACATTAAGGAAAAGCCTAAAACAATAAAAGAGATTAAAATTAGAGTTCAAGATAATTTAAAAATATCTTCTAAAAATCTTATAGAAGCTAAAGATTTCACATTATTTGCAGGTAATAAGCTTCTACTTAAAGATATTAAATTTAAAATAAAGAATGGTAAGAAAGTAGCACTTATTGGTGATAATGGTTGTGGTAAAAGTACATTGCTAAAAAATATTATTTCAAAAGAAGACAATATAAAAGTTTTAGATAATGTTGTTATAGGCTACTTTGATCAATCTCAAAAGATATTAAAAGATGATGAATCAATACTAAAAAATATTCTTAAAGATTGTTCTTATGATGAAAATTTTGTGAGAATAAATCTAGATGGTTTTGGTTTTAAAGGAGATGATGTATTTAAGAAAGTCTCTTCCTTAAGTGGTGGTGAAAAAGTAAAAATAGCACTTTGTAAAATATTATTATCTGATAATAACTTAATAATATTGGACGAACCTACAAACTATCTTGACATAAAATCTATGGAATCTCTAGAGACTGCATTGATTAATTGTAATAAAACATTAATTGTAGTTTCTCATGATAGAAACTTTATTTCTAATGTATGCGATTATATTTTAGAGATAGATAACAATTTAATTCATGAATTTTCTGGAACCTATGATGAATATATAAAATTTAAGAAAAAACCTAAGTTAGATCATAAAGAAAGAGCTAATAAAGATAGTCTTCTTATCTTAGAAAACAGACTTTCTAATGTAATAGCGCTCCTTTCAATAGAACCTGACAACAATAAAAAAAGTTTATTAGAAAATGAATATTATAATTTACTTAAAGAATTAAAAAACTTAAGAAAAAGATTAAGTTAA